One genomic window of Streptomyces spiramyceticus includes the following:
- a CDS encoding polysaccharide pyruvyl transferase family protein — protein MKRILLRSGKSPFRAAESAEYLHQDLMATNSGNLLFSDSAHKLLSTPWSTITSNGIKTNPSAERAGQINDEYDVFVVPLANAFRPDFRASLDRLSRLIEQLTIPVVVLGVGAQVGADYDTDALLPMTDSVRRFATAVLEKSASIGVRGELTASYLNGLGFRDVDIIGCPSMFLYGDTFPELREPGMFGPDSRIALNLSPEAIPVGDVAGIATHAQQHFENLTYYAQNLVDAELLFWGDTSREAGHEDSFPLQLSHPLFREEKVTVPLDPRTWIDELADYDFAYGTRIHGNIAALLAGTPAVVLAHDSRTLELCRYFDLPHRMLRDLPACTGPEELYEQADFTSMLKRHRERFARIAAFLDKNDLENTYDHGDGGASFDARMAEQTLPPSLRLWDGYDDGNMRYRISRLREQHAAADRRIDRVIQNNDALNKRLVASEKKNAELGQYLGMLEKRLAKAESRLTAAEKKVTGIDRRLLVRIGPALRRRLRRSSKNVFSR, from the coding sequence ATGAAGCGCATACTTCTCCGATCCGGCAAGAGCCCTTTCCGCGCGGCCGAATCAGCCGAGTACCTGCACCAGGACCTGATGGCCACCAACAGCGGGAATCTGCTCTTCAGCGACTCCGCACACAAACTGCTCTCGACCCCGTGGAGCACAATCACGTCCAACGGCATCAAGACGAACCCGTCGGCCGAGCGAGCGGGGCAGATCAACGACGAGTACGATGTATTCGTCGTACCGCTCGCCAATGCCTTCCGCCCTGACTTCCGCGCCTCTTTGGACAGACTGTCCCGGCTGATCGAGCAGCTCACTATCCCGGTGGTGGTGCTGGGCGTCGGCGCCCAGGTGGGGGCAGATTACGACACCGACGCTCTGCTGCCCATGACCGACTCCGTCAGGCGGTTCGCCACCGCGGTGCTGGAGAAATCGGCCTCCATCGGAGTACGGGGCGAGTTGACCGCCTCCTACCTCAACGGCCTGGGATTCCGGGACGTGGACATCATCGGCTGCCCGTCGATGTTCCTGTACGGAGACACATTCCCCGAGCTGCGCGAGCCAGGCATGTTCGGTCCGGACTCACGAATAGCGCTGAACCTCTCCCCTGAAGCGATTCCCGTGGGAGACGTCGCCGGGATCGCGACCCATGCCCAGCAGCATTTCGAGAACCTGACGTACTACGCACAGAACTTGGTCGATGCCGAGCTGCTTTTCTGGGGCGACACCTCCAGGGAGGCCGGCCACGAGGACTCCTTCCCGCTGCAGTTGAGCCACCCGCTGTTTCGTGAGGAGAAGGTCACCGTTCCTCTCGATCCGAGAACCTGGATCGATGAACTGGCCGACTACGACTTCGCCTATGGGACCCGCATCCACGGCAACATCGCCGCCCTGCTCGCCGGAACGCCCGCCGTCGTCCTGGCGCACGACTCACGCACGCTGGAGTTGTGCCGATACTTCGACCTTCCCCACCGTATGCTGCGCGATCTGCCTGCCTGCACCGGCCCGGAAGAGCTGTACGAACAGGCGGATTTCACTTCTATGCTCAAGAGACACCGAGAGCGTTTCGCCCGCATAGCGGCGTTTCTCGACAAGAACGACCTGGAGAACACGTACGACCACGGCGACGGCGGCGCTTCGTTCGACGCCCGGATGGCCGAGCAGACCTTGCCGCCTTCACTGCGACTGTGGGACGGATACGACGACGGCAACATGCGCTACCGCATCAGCCGCCTGCGCGAACAGCACGCAGCAGCCGATCGTCGCATTGACCGCGTGATCCAAAACAACGACGCCCTGAACAAGAGGCTCGTTGCCTCCGAGAAGAAGAACGCCGAACTCGGTCAGTACCTTGGCATGCTGGAGAAGCGGCTCGCCAAAGCCGAGAGCCGCCTGACCGCTGCGGAGAAGAAGGTGACCGGCATCGACAGACGACTACTCGTCCGTATCGGCCCCGCCCTCCGCCGCCGCCTCCGCCGGTCCAGCAAGAACGTCTTTTCCCGATAA
- a CDS encoding SpoIIE family protein phosphatase, whose product MGTDGFQADLGPAERADLGPSQPGGLLDVLGVAAGVLDTDGRIVFWSPQAQALLGYSAEEALGQFAAHLLVADEHVDRVLHLFAQVMEGEGTWAGVFPVRHKDGGTRLLEFRNMRLQDDRGDLYALGLATDQATLRRVERDLALSVRLVDQSPIGLAVLDTDLRYVMVNPALERINGLPAEQHLGRSVRQALPFLDADSIESGMRRVLATGVPLLDQYTVGRTPADPDTEHAWSVSYYRLEDPGGTVLGVGTSAVDVTDRHRAALDADRARHRLAVVADASVRIGTTLDLEQTCRELADVAVPELADMAAVDVLDSALAGHRTTVPAHGPALFRALAVAAAYPTDATSVADPPSEVARYDADRLVTRAVNTSQPVMVAHVGEADLSLIARDPRAAALLARAGVHSYLAVPLIARGEVLGALDLVRARNPQPFTEDDATLASELAARAAVCIDNARWYQQQRDTALTLQRSLLPDPPPQLFGLEVASRYEPAGTASEVGGDWYDILPLPGDKTALVVGDVMGSGIKAATTMGRLRTATQTLAGLGLEPTQVLRNLDRITAGLDPYFATCTYALYDPHGAQCHISTAGHLPPVRMRPGHAPELLDLPTGAPLGVGGVPFRTTAIDLDPGDQLVLYTDGLVETRDQDIDTRLDALVTLLDGPHRTLEYTCDHLLAALRHPDDHDDVALLIARIRR is encoded by the coding sequence ATGGGTACGGATGGGTTCCAGGCCGATCTTGGCCCCGCTGAACGTGCAGATCTGGGGCCGTCGCAGCCGGGCGGGCTGCTCGATGTGCTGGGCGTGGCGGCGGGGGTGTTGGATACGGACGGGCGGATCGTGTTCTGGAGCCCGCAGGCCCAGGCATTGCTGGGTTACAGCGCCGAGGAGGCACTCGGCCAGTTCGCGGCCCATTTGCTGGTGGCCGATGAGCACGTCGACCGCGTGCTTCATCTGTTCGCTCAGGTGATGGAGGGCGAAGGGACCTGGGCGGGCGTCTTCCCCGTGCGGCACAAGGACGGCGGCACGCGGCTGCTGGAATTCCGCAACATGCGGCTGCAGGACGACCGCGGTGATCTCTACGCCCTGGGGCTGGCCACCGACCAGGCAACGTTGCGGCGGGTGGAGCGGGACCTGGCGCTGTCCGTGCGGCTCGTCGACCAGTCGCCGATCGGGCTGGCCGTCCTCGACACCGACCTGCGGTACGTGATGGTCAACCCGGCGCTGGAGCGGATCAACGGCCTACCTGCCGAGCAGCACCTCGGGCGGAGCGTGCGGCAAGCGCTGCCCTTCCTGGACGCCGACAGCATTGAGTCCGGGATGCGCCGGGTCCTGGCCACCGGCGTACCGCTGCTGGACCAGTACACCGTTGGCCGCACCCCGGCCGACCCCGATACCGAGCACGCCTGGTCGGTCTCCTACTACCGCCTGGAAGACCCTGGTGGAACGGTGCTGGGCGTGGGCACCTCGGCGGTCGATGTCACCGACCGGCACCGTGCGGCCCTGGATGCGGACCGGGCCCGGCATCGGCTGGCCGTGGTCGCCGATGCCTCGGTGCGCATCGGCACCACGCTGGATCTTGAGCAGACCTGCCGCGAGCTGGCTGATGTCGCCGTGCCCGAGCTGGCCGACATGGCCGCCGTGGACGTTCTCGACTCCGCCCTGGCCGGCCACCGCACCACCGTCCCTGCTCACGGACCTGCGCTGTTTCGAGCCCTGGCCGTGGCCGCCGCCTACCCCACCGACGCCACCAGCGTCGCCGACCCTCCCAGCGAAGTAGCCCGCTACGACGCCGACCGCCTGGTCACCCGGGCCGTCAACACGAGCCAGCCCGTCATGGTGGCCCACGTGGGCGAGGCCGATCTGTCCCTCATCGCCCGCGACCCTCGAGCGGCCGCCCTGCTGGCCCGGGCGGGTGTCCACTCCTATTTGGCCGTGCCGCTGATCGCGCGCGGCGAGGTCCTCGGCGCCCTGGATCTCGTACGCGCCCGCAACCCACAGCCCTTCACCGAGGACGACGCCACCTTGGCCTCCGAGCTGGCCGCCCGCGCAGCCGTCTGCATCGACAACGCCCGCTGGTACCAGCAGCAGCGCGACACCGCCCTCACCCTCCAGCGCAGCCTCCTTCCCGACCCGCCGCCGCAACTCTTCGGCCTGGAAGTCGCCTCCCGCTACGAGCCAGCCGGCACCGCCAGCGAGGTCGGCGGCGACTGGTACGACATCCTCCCCCTCCCCGGCGACAAGACCGCGCTCGTCGTCGGCGACGTCATGGGCAGCGGCATCAAGGCCGCCACCACCATGGGCCGGCTGCGCACCGCCACCCAGACGCTCGCCGGACTGGGCCTTGAACCTACCCAGGTGCTCCGCAACCTGGACAGGATCACCGCCGGGCTGGACCCGTACTTCGCCACCTGCACCTACGCGTTGTACGACCCCCACGGCGCGCAGTGCCACATCTCCACCGCCGGACACCTGCCTCCTGTCCGCATGCGGCCCGGACACGCTCCCGAACTACTCGACCTGCCCACGGGCGCCCCGCTGGGCGTCGGTGGCGTCCCCTTCCGCACCACCGCCATCGACCTGGACCCCGGCGACCAACTTGTCCTCTACACCGATGGCTTGGTCGAGACCCGCGACCAGGACATCGACACCCGCCTGGACGCCCTCGTCACTCTCCTCGACGGCCCACACCGCACCCTCGAATACACCTGCGACCACCTCCTGGCCGCGCTGCGTCATCCCGACGACCACGACGACGTCGCCCTGCTCATCGCCCGCATCCGCCGCTGA
- a CDS encoding CBS domain-containing protein has product MLHRRTVGDVMTEEVITLRPDTPVQEVAALLDANDIVAAPVVDDDGAPVGVVSASDVLRHETGMPDPQGQDGNDERAWGKAQARTAGALMSSPVFIARADWTIPRAARELRTRHVKQLPVVGDDGLLTGIVSRSDLLDAFIRSDAEIRGEVEQDVLGRILGLDEGTVAVEVRDGAVTLRGHVPEPRLVPVVVGLCQGIDGVVAVDAHLAAARAG; this is encoded by the coding sequence ATGCTGCACCGCCGCACGGTCGGTGACGTGATGACCGAGGAGGTCATCACTCTCCGCCCCGATACACCGGTCCAGGAGGTCGCTGCTCTGCTGGACGCGAACGACATCGTCGCGGCCCCGGTCGTCGACGACGACGGCGCCCCCGTCGGCGTCGTGTCGGCGTCCGACGTGCTGCGGCACGAGACCGGCATGCCCGATCCGCAGGGGCAGGACGGGAATGACGAGCGCGCTTGGGGCAAAGCCCAGGCCCGGACCGCGGGCGCGCTCATGAGCAGCCCCGTCTTCATCGCCCGCGCCGACTGGACGATCCCCCGGGCCGCGCGGGAACTCCGCACGCGGCACGTCAAGCAGCTGCCGGTGGTCGGCGACGACGGGCTCCTGACCGGAATCGTCAGCCGCAGCGACCTGCTCGACGCCTTCATCCGCTCCGACGCCGAGATCCGCGGCGAGGTCGAGCAGGACGTCCTGGGGCGCATCCTCGGCCTGGACGAGGGCACCGTCGCGGTCGAAGTCCGGGACGGTGCTGTCACTCTGCGGGGGCACGTCCCGGAACCGCGTCTCGTCCCGGTGGTCGTGGGCCTCTGCCAGGGCATCGACGGTGTTGTCGCCGTGGACGCCCACCTCGCCGCCGCCCGGGCGGGCTAA
- a CDS encoding winged helix DNA-binding domain-containing protein, with product MMITTRELNRATLSRQLLLEREPLTVPDGVRRAVALQAQHPASPYLALWNRLTSFAPAELDAAFTGRSVVKATLMRITLHAVHAEDYPVFRAAMQPTLYASRLGHRFAVAGLTPADADELVSELLAFARRPRTSAEMQAWAEERLGAEKRDAAWWGLKAYAPLHHAPTDAPWSFGLRPSFVAAGTGAVPVDRVVDPQALRTLILRYLAGFGPASVADVAQFAMVQRAPVRAALRALDGAVEQLQGPDGGTLFDLPGASRPPAETPAPPRLMAMWDSILLAYADRSRVIPQGYRPLVIRRNGDVLPTLLVDGHVAGVWRPADGGIEATAFHPLSPATWEGLAAEAQSLTALLSDREAAVYSRYHHWWAKLPEAEVRML from the coding sequence GTGATGATCACCACGCGCGAACTCAACCGGGCGACCCTCAGCCGCCAACTGCTGCTGGAACGTGAGCCGCTGACCGTCCCCGACGGGGTGCGGCGGGCGGTCGCGCTCCAGGCGCAGCACCCGGCCTCGCCGTACCTTGCCCTGTGGAACCGGCTCACCAGTTTCGCTCCGGCCGAGCTCGATGCCGCCTTCACCGGGCGTTCGGTGGTCAAGGCGACCCTGATGCGGATCACCCTGCACGCCGTGCACGCCGAAGACTACCCGGTCTTCCGCGCGGCGATGCAGCCCACGCTGTACGCCTCCCGGCTCGGCCACCGCTTTGCCGTCGCGGGGCTGACCCCCGCGGATGCCGACGAGCTGGTGTCGGAGCTGCTGGCCTTCGCCCGTCGGCCGCGGACTTCGGCAGAGATGCAGGCGTGGGCCGAGGAGCGGCTCGGCGCCGAGAAGAGAGACGCGGCGTGGTGGGGGCTGAAGGCGTACGCGCCGCTGCACCATGCCCCGACGGATGCGCCGTGGTCATTCGGCCTCCGGCCGTCCTTCGTCGCGGCCGGAACCGGGGCCGTGCCCGTGGACCGGGTAGTGGATCCTCAGGCGTTGCGGACCCTGATCCTGCGCTATTTGGCGGGGTTCGGGCCCGCGTCGGTCGCGGACGTGGCGCAGTTCGCCATGGTGCAGCGGGCACCCGTCCGCGCGGCGCTGCGTGCTCTGGACGGCGCCGTCGAGCAGCTCCAGGGGCCGGACGGCGGCACGCTCTTCGACCTCCCGGGCGCCTCCCGGCCGCCCGCCGAAACCCCCGCACCTCCCCGGCTCATGGCCATGTGGGACAGCATTCTGCTGGCCTACGCCGACCGCAGCCGGGTGATACCCCAGGGCTACCGCCCTCTGGTGATCCGGCGTAACGGCGACGTACTGCCCACCCTGCTGGTGGACGGCCATGTCGCCGGTGTGTGGCGCCCGGCGGACGGCGGCATCGAGGCCACGGCCTTCCACCCTCTGTCACCAGCCACCTGGGAGGGACTCGCCGCGGAGGCCCAGTCCCTGACGGCCCTCCTGAGCGACCGCGAGGCGGCGGTCTACAGCCGTTACCACCACTGGTGGGCAAAGCTCCCCGAGGCCGAGGTACGGATGCTGTAA
- a CDS encoding DUF998 domain-containing protein: MRPVPRWALLSSGCVPVLLVGGWTIAALLEGPAYDPVTQTISVLAAYGAAGFWVMTGALLALGVCHLLTAWGLRAASFAGRVALGGGGVVALVVALLPVPSSGGSLIHGSVAAVGFTLLAVWPVLAADRGGTAPWGLRPVPSIVVTALMGVGAGWFLIEMHRHGAAGVAERLVTCIQSLWPLVVVASCLCYPANDGPSK, from the coding sequence ATGCGACCTGTTCCCAGGTGGGCCCTGCTTTCGTCGGGGTGTGTCCCTGTCCTGTTGGTCGGAGGCTGGACGATCGCGGCACTACTGGAGGGGCCCGCCTACGATCCCGTTACTCAGACGATCAGCGTCCTGGCGGCCTACGGGGCTGCGGGATTCTGGGTGATGACCGGAGCACTCCTCGCCCTGGGCGTCTGCCACCTGCTCACCGCCTGGGGGCTGCGCGCAGCCTCGTTCGCCGGACGTGTGGCGCTGGGCGGCGGGGGAGTGGTGGCGTTGGTGGTGGCTCTGCTCCCGGTGCCGAGCAGTGGGGGGTCCCTGATCCACGGGTCAGTCGCCGCGGTCGGCTTTACTCTCCTGGCGGTGTGGCCGGTTCTGGCTGCCGATCGCGGCGGAACCGCACCATGGGGACTACGGCCCGTGCCCTCCATCGTGGTGACCGCTCTGATGGGCGTCGGTGCAGGCTGGTTCCTGATCGAAATGCACCGTCACGGTGCCGCTGGTGTTGCTGAACGCCTCGTGACATGCATTCAGTCCCTATGGCCCTTGGTAGTCGTCGCCTCCTGCCTCTGCTATCCCGCCAACGATGGACCTTCGAAGTGA
- a CDS encoding flavodoxin family protein: MKAVIVCASVSHGNTRRVADTMAQVLGAKVVAPEEVDPGELADADLVGFGSGVFYSRLHPRLTDFVKALPNGRGRAFVFATSGLPEVPLAPFTRPLVRLLEGKGFDVDGSFSCRAFDTWTPFKLVGGINKQRPNIGDLAAARAFAERLRDGRGPVS, from the coding sequence ATGAAGGCCGTCATCGTGTGCGCCTCCGTGTCACACGGCAATACGCGTCGTGTCGCCGACACCATGGCCCAGGTACTGGGCGCGAAGGTTGTCGCCCCCGAGGAGGTCGACCCGGGAGAGCTGGCCGACGCCGACCTCGTGGGGTTCGGCTCGGGCGTTTTCTACAGCAGGCTCCACCCCCGCCTGACCGACTTCGTCAAGGCACTTCCCAACGGGCGGGGTCGGGCGTTCGTGTTCGCCACCAGTGGGCTCCCCGAGGTACCGCTGGCGCCTTTCACCCGCCCCCTGGTCCGGCTCCTCGAAGGCAAGGGCTTCGATGTGGACGGGAGCTTCTCGTGCCGGGCGTTCGACACCTGGACGCCCTTCAAGCTCGTCGGCGGTATCAACAAGCAGCGGCCGAACATCGGGGACTTGGCCGCCGCGCGGGCGTTCGCCGAGCGACTGCGGGACGGGAGAGGGCCGGTGTCCTGA
- the melC2 gene encoding tyrosinase MelC2 — MTVRKNQANLTSAEKRRFVDALLELKRSGRYDTFVTTHNAFIMSDTDNGDRVGHRSPSFLPWHRRFLIQFEQALQAVDPDVALPYWDWTVDRSPTSSLWAADFLGGTGRSRDGQVSDGAFAVTAGKWPVSVRVDGRGFLRRALGSGGQQLPTRAEVDSVLAMPTYDTAPWNSASDGFRNHLEGWRGVNLHNRVHVWVGGQMATGASPNDPVFWLHHAFIDRLWAQWQARHPGSTYLPAAGTPNVVDLNDVMRPWNDVTPADMLDHTRHYTYDTAA; from the coding sequence ATGACCGTACGCAAGAACCAGGCGAACCTCACCTCCGCCGAGAAGCGTCGCTTCGTCGACGCGCTGCTCGAACTCAAGCGCAGCGGGCGTTATGACACGTTCGTCACCACCCACAACGCGTTCATCATGAGCGACACCGACAACGGCGACCGTGTGGGCCACCGTTCACCGTCCTTCCTGCCCTGGCACCGCAGGTTTCTCATACAGTTCGAGCAAGCCCTCCAGGCAGTGGATCCGGATGTCGCGCTGCCCTACTGGGACTGGACGGTGGACCGCTCCCCCACGTCCTCTCTGTGGGCGGCCGACTTCCTCGGCGGTACCGGCCGAAGCAGGGACGGGCAAGTGAGCGACGGCGCCTTCGCAGTCACCGCCGGCAAGTGGCCGGTGTCCGTACGGGTCGACGGGCGTGGCTTTCTCCGCCGCGCCCTCGGCTCCGGGGGACAGCAGTTGCCCACTCGAGCGGAGGTCGACTCCGTGCTCGCGATGCCCACGTACGACACAGCGCCCTGGAACAGCGCGTCCGACGGTTTCCGCAACCACCTGGAAGGCTGGCGCGGCGTCAACCTTCACAACCGCGTACATGTGTGGGTGGGTGGCCAGATGGCCACCGGTGCCTCCCCCAACGACCCGGTGTTCTGGCTGCATCATGCGTTCATAGACCGGCTCTGGGCACAGTGGCAGGCCCGCCACCCGGGATCGACCTACCTGCCTGCTGCCGGAACGCCCAACGTGGTGGACCTCAATGACGTCATGCGTCCCTGGAACGACGTGACGCCCGCCGACATGCTGGATCACACCAGGCATTACACGTACGACACCGCTGCGTAG
- the melC1 gene encoding apotyrosinase chaperone MelC1: MSQLTRRRALGASATALAGLALTGFARTVEPSGPPAAGHGNREAHSPDSSGHTRPQPQPFDESFKGRRIQGAPSHHGGHHGVGYSVRIDGDELHVMQNADGTWISVVNHYETFATPRAVARAAVIELQGSQLEPLL; the protein is encoded by the coding sequence ATGTCTCAACTGACCCGGCGCCGCGCCCTGGGCGCCTCCGCCACAGCTCTGGCCGGCCTCGCTCTGACAGGCTTCGCGCGAACGGTCGAGCCGTCCGGCCCTCCGGCCGCCGGCCACGGCAACCGGGAAGCCCACTCCCCGGACAGCTCCGGGCACACGCGGCCGCAGCCGCAGCCGTTCGACGAGTCCTTCAAAGGGCGTCGCATCCAAGGCGCACCGTCACACCACGGCGGACACCACGGCGTCGGCTACTCCGTGCGCATCGACGGCGATGAACTGCACGTGATGCAGAACGCCGACGGTACGTGGATCAGCGTCGTCAATCACTACGAGACGTTCGCCACCCCGCGGGCCGTGGCTCGCGCCGCCGTGATCGAACTTCAGGGATCGCAGCTCGAACCCCTCCTCTGA
- a CDS encoding acyl-CoA dehydrogenase family protein yields MADPLLFNPRTYDPAHFDPETRRLLRATVDWFEGQGKRKLIEDYRSRAWLGDFLAFSAKEGLFATFLTPSSADGRNDKRWDTARIAALNEIFGFYGLDYWYAWQVTILGLGPVWQSDNAAARTRAAELLSQGEVFAFGLSEKAHGADIYSTDMLLEPEGDGGFRASGSKYYIGNGNAAGLVSVFGRRTDVEGPDGYVFFAADSRHPAYHLVKNVVDSSKYVSEFRLDGYPVGPDDVLHTGRAAFDAALNTVNVGKFNLCTASIGICEHAMYEAVTHAHNRILYGRPVTAFPHVRRELTDAYVRLVGMKLFSDRAVDYFRSAGPDDRRYLLFNPMTKMKVTTEGEKVIDLMWDVIAAKGFEKDTYFAQAAVEIRGLPKLEGTVHVNLALILKFMRNHLLNPAEYAPVPTRRDAADDAFLFRQGPARGLGSVRFHDWRTAYDAYADVPNVARFREQADALCEFVTTAAPDEEQSRDLDLLLAVGQLFALVVHGQLILEQARLTGLEEDVLDELFAVLVRDYSAHAVELHGKDSATAEQQQWALGAVRRPVVDDARSARVWERVEALSGAYEMAP; encoded by the coding sequence ATGGCCGACCCGCTGCTGTTCAACCCGCGCACCTACGACCCGGCGCACTTCGACCCCGAGACCCGCAGGCTGCTGCGCGCCACCGTCGACTGGTTCGAGGGCCAAGGCAAGCGCAAGCTGATCGAGGACTACCGCTCCCGTGCCTGGCTGGGGGACTTCCTCGCGTTCTCCGCCAAGGAGGGTCTGTTCGCGACCTTCCTCACCCCGTCCTCCGCCGACGGGCGTAACGACAAGCGCTGGGACACCGCACGCATCGCCGCCCTCAACGAGATCTTCGGCTTTTACGGGCTCGACTACTGGTACGCGTGGCAGGTCACCATCCTCGGCCTCGGCCCGGTCTGGCAGAGCGACAATGCCGCTGCTCGCACCCGCGCGGCGGAACTCCTCTCCCAGGGCGAGGTGTTCGCCTTCGGCCTGTCCGAGAAGGCCCACGGAGCCGACATCTACTCCACCGACATGCTGCTGGAGCCCGAGGGTGACGGCGGCTTCCGGGCGAGCGGCTCCAAGTACTACATCGGCAACGGAAACGCCGCCGGGCTCGTCTCCGTCTTCGGCCGCCGCACCGACGTGGAGGGCCCCGACGGCTACGTCTTCTTCGCCGCCGACAGCCGCCACCCGGCGTACCACCTCGTGAAGAACGTCGTCGACTCCTCGAAGTACGTCAGCGAGTTCCGCCTCGACGGCTATCCGGTCGGTCCCGACGACGTGCTGCACACCGGCCGTGCCGCCTTCGACGCCGCCCTCAACACCGTCAACGTCGGTAAGTTCAACCTCTGCACCGCCTCGATCGGCATCTGCGAGCACGCGATGTACGAGGCCGTCACCCACGCCCACAACCGCATCCTCTACGGCCGCCCCGTCACCGCCTTCCCGCACGTGCGCCGCGAACTGACCGACGCGTACGTCCGGCTCGTCGGGATGAAGCTGTTCAGTGACCGCGCTGTCGACTACTTCCGCTCCGCCGGCCCCGACGACCGCCGCTACCTCCTCTTCAACCCCATGACGAAGATGAAGGTGACCACGGAGGGCGAGAAGGTCATCGACCTGATGTGGGACGTCATCGCCGCCAAGGGCTTCGAGAAGGACACCTACTTCGCCCAGGCCGCTGTCGAAATCCGGGGGTTGCCGAAGCTGGAGGGTACGGTCCACGTCAACCTCGCGCTGATCCTCAAGTTCATGCGCAACCACCTGCTGAACCCGGCCGAGTACGCGCCCGTGCCGACGCGCCGCGACGCGGCCGACGACGCGTTCCTCTTCCGGCAGGGTCCGGCCCGCGGTCTCGGCTCCGTACGCTTCCACGACTGGCGCACCGCCTACGACGCGTATGCCGATGTGCCCAATGTCGCCCGCTTCCGTGAGCAGGCGGACGCCCTGTGCGAGTTCGTCACCACCGCAGCCCCCGACGAGGAGCAGAGCCGCGACCTCGACCTTCTGCTCGCCGTCGGCCAGCTGTTCGCGCTGGTCGTGCACGGCCAGCTGATCCTGGAACAGGCACGCCTGACCGGCCTTGAGGAGGACGTACTCGACGAACTCTTCGCAGTGCTCGTACGCGACTACTCCGCGCACGCGGTCGAGCTGCACGGCAAGGACTCCGCCACCGCAGAGCAGCAGCAGTGGGCGCTGGGCGCGGTCCGGCGTCCGGTCGTCGACGATGCCCGCTCGGCGCGTGTCTGGGAGCGCGTCGAGGCACTGTCCGGTGCGTACGAGATGGCGCCGTAA